GCCTACCGGGGCGAACGGTTCGGACTCCCCGTCGTCGGGGACCTCGCCCGGAGGTACGCGTGAGTCGCCGCCGGTGTTACTGGAACTCCTCGATCAGTGCCGGAACGACCTCGAACAGGTCGCCGACGATGCCGTAGTCAGCGAGGTCGAAGATCGGCGCGTTCGGGTCCGTGTTGATCGCGATTATCGTCTCCGCACCCTTCATCCCGGCGACGTGCTGCACCGCTCCGGAGATCCCGATCGCGAGGTAGACCGTCGGGGTCACCGACTTCCCCGACTGACCGACCTGGCGGTTCTTCGGCAGCCACTCGTTGTCGACGATCGGCCGCGAGGCCGAGAGCGTCGCGCCGGTCGCCTCGACCAGCTCCTCGATCAGGGCGATGTTCTCCTCCTCCTCGATTCCCCGGCCCACGGAGATCAGGAACTCCGCGTCCGCGATGTCGACGTCCCCGCCCGCGACCTCCTCGAAGCCGGTGACCGAAGAGCCGATCGCGTCCTCGTCGATCTCGACGTCGAACTCGTCGACCGACGGCTCGCCCGGCTCCTCCGTCGGCTCCCACTCGCCGTCGCGGATCGTGAGCGCCACGCTCTCCCTACCGACCTCGACGGTCGTCTCGACCTTCGAGCCGTACATCTCGCGGGTGGTGACGAACCGATCGGTGTAGCTGACCCCGACGATGTCCGAGACCAACGGCAGCGAGAGCCGTTCGGCGACCGCGGGTGCGTAGTCGAGCCCGTTGACCGTGTTCGGCATCAGCACGACCGCGGGCTCGAGTTCCTCGGCCATCGTGACGACCGCCTGCGTGTAGACGTCGTGGTTGAACTCCTCGCCGTAGGCGACCGTGTGGATCGCGTCCACGCCCGAGAGCGAGAGCTCCTCGGCGAAGCCCTCGGTGTCGCCGCCGATCACCGCGAGGTGGAGGTCACCACCCAGATCGTCGGCGAGTTCGCGGCCCGCGGTCACGAGTTCGAAGCTCGCGTCCCGGAGCTCTCCCTGGCGGTGTTCGGCGACCGCGAGGACGCTCGGGCTCACGCGACCACCCCCTTCTCGCGGAGCAGTTCCGCGAGCTGGCCGGCGGTCTCCTCGGCCGAGCCCTCGAACAGCGTCGCGTCGCTCTCGGTCTCGGGGACGTACATCTCGGTCAGCTCGAGCTCACCCTTCACCGCGTCCGCGTCGAGGCCGAGATCCGAGAGCATCTTCGGTGCGATCTCCTTTCGCTGGGCCTGTCTGATCCCGCGCAGGCTGGCGTATCGGGGCTCGTTGATCCCCGTCTGGATCGTGAACACCGCCGGGAGCGAGACGTCGGTGAGCTCCTCGATCCCGCCCTCTAACTCGCGGTGGACCGACGCCTCTCCTCCGGAGGCGTCGAGGTCGAAGGCGTTCACGACCGCCGCCCAGCCGTAACCGACGCGCTCTGCGAGCGCGACGCCGGTCGCGCCGAAGGCGTCGTCTGCGGCCTGGACGCCGGTGAAGACGATCTCGGGCTCTTCCTCCTCGACGACCCGTGCGAGCAGCTCCGCTTTCGTCCCGACGTCGAGGAGGTCCTGGTCGGCGAGAGCGTCGTCCCAGATCCGTACCGCGCGGTCTGCGCCCTTCGCGAGCGCCATCCGGATCGTCTCTTCGCTCCGCTCTGGACCGATCGTGACGGCGACGACCTCGTCGGCGACACCTGCTTCGGAGAGCCCGACGGCCTCCTCGATGGCGTAGTCGTCCCACTCGTTCAGGTCGTACTCGAGATAGCGCTCGTCGATCCCCGTCCCGGAGACCTCGAACGCCTCGTCGACCTCACTGACCTCGGCTACGGTGACGAGAACTTTCATCGTCGTTCGGTTTCGCCGCTGGCCGATAAACGTTTTCGAAACGCGGCGTGCGGGCCCTCCGGTTCACTCGTCGGGGCTCTCGCCCCTGAGCGTGATCAGGTTCTCGCGGCCTATCCGGAGCTTGTCGATCTCGCCGTCGTCGGCCATCGAGGAGAGCAGCTGCGAGACCTTCGCGTTCGACCACTGGGTCTCCTGTACGATCATCGCCTGTTTCATCCGGCCGTCGTTCGCCCGGAGCAGCCGTATCACCCGCTCCTCGTCGCTGAGCAGCTCCTCGTTGACGCCCGCGAACGGGTCGTCGGGGTCGGGCGACGAGCGTCCACCGTCGCCCTCGCCGGCCCCGGCGGCGGTCGTCGCCCCGCCGGCGAGCGTCCCGAGCACCGGGAGCTCCTGGGCCTCCCGTCCGCCGAAGACGACGAACGCGAGCAGGCCGACGACCAGCAGGAGCACGCCCGCGAACGCGACGGTCAGGGGCGTGATGCCGCCAGCTCCACCTATCCCGCCGCCCGGGGCGTACATGATAGGTTCGTCCTCGAAGTCGTCCGCCTCGAACGTGTGCGGACCCTCCCAGACGAGGACGCCGTTCGAGACGGACGTCGGCGCGCTCGAGACGCCGTAGCCGTCGGGTGCGGCGATCTCCAGGCGCTGGTTCTCCGTGAGCGTCGGCAGCCAGAGCTCGTCCTCGACGGTGAAGACGTCCTCCGCGGTCAGCCTCCCGTCGTCGTCGACGGCGGCGAACTCGGTCCACGTGAACTCGAGGGTGAGCGTTCCCGTCGCGTTCGTCCCGTCCTCGGAGTCGTTCTCGACGTCGGTGTGCTTGGAGACGTTCTCGACGTCCATCTCGCGGTCGGTCTCCTCACCGGCCTGTTCCGCGAGGTCCTCGAACGGCTCGGCCGACGGACCGACCTCGCCGTCCTCCTCGAACTCCGTCGCGAGACGGTCGAAGGCGGCGCGTTCGTCCTCGCCCTGCAGGAAGAATTGCGTCGAGACGATGAACTGTGCGTTCCCCTCCGGGCCGATCTCGATCCGGATGAGCTGGGTGACCGCCTCCCGGTCCTCAGGGTCCTCGTCCTCGCCGTCGACCTGTGCGGCCCCCGGGGCGCTCCCCGGCACGTCCGCTGCGGCGCCGACGCCCGCTCCGAGGAGACAGACGACGCAGAGGGCGAGCCCCACGGCGACGACCACCCGCATACTGAAGTGTGGATCGGCCGGAAAGAAAATGGTTTCCATTGACCTCACCAGCGAACCGACGAGAGGGAGAAATGAACGGTCTCCGCCCCGCGTGAATCGTTACGAAACGCGTGAACCCGAGTGGTTTTTGTACGCCGACGTGATGAACCCTGTATGAACCGCGCGCTGGCGGCCGCCGTGGCCGCCCTCCTCGTTCTCACGCTCCCCGGGTTCGCACTCGCCGGTCCGGGAGCGACGCTCGTCGGGGACGAGCGCACACAGCCACAGCTCGAGGGCGACGCGCCGAACACCTCGGTCGTCCCGACCGAGGACCTGGAGCTGCCCGAGCGGCTGATCCTCGGGACGAACGAGACCGAACACGGCGAGCAGCGCGTCGGTACCGACGTCGGGACCTACCTCGACGGGGCCGCGGGCGACCTCGAGATGAGACACGGCGAGTACGTCTTCGACAAGCGGATGGAGAAGGCGAGCACCGAGGCCGAAGAGCGCGCCGTCATCCGGGAGGAGGTGAGCCGGCTCGACGACGAGGTGAGCTCGCTCAGGGAGCGGGAAGAAGCCGTCTACGGCGCGTACGCCGGCGGTGAACTCGGAGAGCGCGAGGCGATAACCGAACTGATCAGGAACCACCAACGCGCGGTCGCGCTGGAAGCGTCGATCGAGGAGCTCGAGAACGAGGCCCAGCTCGTCTCCGGTATCGGCATCGGCGAGGACCTGGAGATCCTCCACGTCCAGGCGACGACGGTGCAGAGCCCCGTCCGCGAGCACATCGTCGAGGTCCACCGCGGCGAGGCATCCGGGGGCTTGGTCCAGATCGAAGCCGACGAGACGGGGGTCGTCCTGGCCACGATGGACGAGAGACAGTACCTCCGCGAGGCGTACCGCCTCGACCACCGTGTCCTCGATTCGAGCGAGGACGACCTCTCGCTGCGGACCGACCAGGACGGACTGGACCGGATCTCGGAGCTCTACCCGTGGGCCCGTTCAGACGGCGGGCTGACGTTCAACGACGAGACCTACCGCACTCACGTCGGTGCGTTGAGTCACAGCTACGGGACGACGACCACGATGGTCGACCGGACGACCGCACAGGTCTACAAGGAGGATCAGACGCTCCGGCTGAACGCGATCCCGACCGCCGTCGCGGAGACCGAGACCGGCGACGGCTACGAACTCGAGCTGAACCGGACGTATCCGGGCGGGCCGACGAAGGTGACGCTCACGGACTCGACCGGTGAGCCGGTCGACGGCGCCGACGTCACCGTCGACGGGACCGCGGTCGGCGAGACCGCGGAGGGCGAACGTTGGTTCGTCGCGCCACACGGCTCGATGACCGTCGTCGCCGCCGTGGACGGGAACGCGACCGTCGGCGACGAGCCGGCCGACGAGGCCCGGCTCTCGGTCAGCTTCGACTGGGAGCCGGAGATCGAGGACGAACTCACCCCCGACTGAGTCGCTGAGGTTCTTATCGGAAGCCGACACAACCTCCGGCGTGACCCGTGCGATCGCCCCCGTCGTCGGCTCCGTCCTGCTCCTGCTCTGCGTGCTGGGGCTGGCGACGACCGTCGCCGTCGTCTCGACCGGCTTCTCCTCGGGGCTCTCCGCACCCGGCTCGCACGTCTCGGTCTCGCTCTCGGTCGACGCCGAGACGAACCGGTTCGTCTTCACACACGACGGCGGGGAGCGCCTCGACCCCCGGACCCTCACGCTCGTCGTCGCGGTCGACGGGACGCCGCTCGACCACCAGCCGCCGGTTCCGTTCTTCTCGGCGGAGGGGTTTCACTCCGCGCCGACGGGCGTGTTCAACGAGGCGTCGACCCGCGAGTGGACCGTCGGCGGATCCGCCAGCTTCGTCGTCGCGGGGAGCAACTCCCCCACGCCCGACCGCGGCAGCACCGTCACGGTCGAACTCTACGAGGACGGCCGACCGATCGCGAGAGCGGAGACGACCGCGCGATAACGAAAACGGAGCCACACGACAACGGAAGCGGGACGCGGTGAACGAAACCGGAGAACGCGCACCCGGGGACCGGAGTTCACTCGGGGACGTGGGCGAGCGTGGTGATCGCGATGTCCGGGTCGTAGCTCGGACCCATCAGGTGGTGTTCGAACCGGTCGTAGCCCGCCTCGGTGAACATCCGGTCGGCCTCGGCCTCGTCGTAAAAGAGCATGATCGCGTCGGCGACTCGCTGCATCACGCCCGTCTTCGGATAGTTCGGGCCGACGATGACGACCCGGCCGCCGGGTTTGCAGACGCGTCTGCACTCGCGGAGTGCGTCGACCGGGTTCGGCCAGTACTCGATCGAGCCGGAGGACCAAACGTGATCGAACGTGTTCTCCGTAAACGGGAGGCGTTCGGCGTCGCCGCGGTAGAAGCGTACGGGCCCGCGTTTGCCGAACTTCCCCCAGGCTTTCTGCATCTGGTGAACGCTCTGGTCGAGGCCGTGGACCCGCTGTGTGCGCTCGAGGAGCCCCTCTGTGGCGTAGCCGGTGCCGCAGCCGACGTCGAGGACGCGATCGTCGGGACCCGGATCGAGGAGGTCGATCGCTTCCGCGCGCATCCCGTCGGT
This region of Halalkalicoccus sp. CGA53 genomic DNA includes:
- a CDS encoding electron transfer flavoprotein subunit alpha/FixB family protein; translation: MSPSVLAVAEHRQGELRDASFELVTAGRELADDLGGDLHLAVIGGDTEGFAEELSLSGVDAIHTVAYGEEFNHDVYTQAVVTMAEELEPAVVLMPNTVNGLDYAPAVAERLSLPLVSDIVGVSYTDRFVTTREMYGSKVETTVEVGRESVALTIRDGEWEPTEEPGEPSVDEFDVEIDEDAIGSSVTGFEEVAGGDVDIADAEFLISVGRGIEEEENIALIEELVEATGATLSASRPIVDNEWLPKNRQVGQSGKSVTPTVYLAIGISGAVQHVAGMKGAETIIAINTDPNAPIFDLADYGIVGDLFEVVPALIEEFQ
- a CDS encoding electron transfer flavoprotein subunit beta/FixA family protein — its product is MKVLVTVAEVSEVDEAFEVSGTGIDERYLEYDLNEWDDYAIEEAVGLSEAGVADEVVAVTIGPERSEETIRMALAKGADRAVRIWDDALADQDLLDVGTKAELLARVVEEEEPEIVFTGVQAADDAFGATGVALAERVGYGWAAVVNAFDLDASGGEASVHRELEGGIEELTDVSLPAVFTIQTGINEPRYASLRGIRQAQRKEIAPKMLSDLGLDADAVKGELELTEMYVPETESDATLFEGSAEETAGQLAELLREKGVVA
- a CDS encoding DUF7345 domain-containing protein; its protein translation is MRVVVAVGLALCVVCLLGAGVGAAADVPGSAPGAAQVDGEDEDPEDREAVTQLIRIEIGPEGNAQFIVSTQFFLQGEDERAAFDRLATEFEEDGEVGPSAEPFEDLAEQAGEETDREMDVENVSKHTDVENDSEDGTNATGTLTLEFTWTEFAAVDDDGRLTAEDVFTVEDELWLPTLTENQRLEIAAPDGYGVSSAPTSVSNGVLVWEGPHTFEADDFEDEPIMYAPGGGIGGAGGITPLTVAFAGVLLLVVGLLAFVVFGGREAQELPVLGTLAGGATTAAGAGEGDGGRSSPDPDDPFAGVNEELLSDEERVIRLLRANDGRMKQAMIVQETQWSNAKVSQLLSSMADDGEIDKLRIGRENLITLRGESPDE
- a CDS encoding DUF7096 domain-containing protein, with the protein product MNRALAAAVAALLVLTLPGFALAGPGATLVGDERTQPQLEGDAPNTSVVPTEDLELPERLILGTNETEHGEQRVGTDVGTYLDGAAGDLEMRHGEYVFDKRMEKASTEAEERAVIREEVSRLDDEVSSLREREEAVYGAYAGGELGEREAITELIRNHQRAVALEASIEELENEAQLVSGIGIGEDLEILHVQATTVQSPVREHIVEVHRGEASGGLVQIEADETGVVLATMDERQYLREAYRLDHRVLDSSEDDLSLRTDQDGLDRISELYPWARSDGGLTFNDETYRTHVGALSHSYGTTTTMVDRTTAQVYKEDQTLRLNAIPTAVAETETGDGYELELNRTYPGGPTKVTLTDSTGEPVDGADVTVDGTAVGETAEGERWFVAPHGSMTVVAAVDGNATVGDEPADEARLSVSFDWEPEIEDELTPD
- a CDS encoding type IV pilin, whose amino-acid sequence is MTRAIAPVVGSVLLLLCVLGLATTVAVVSTGFSSGLSAPGSHVSVSLSVDAETNRFVFTHDGGERLDPRTLTLVVAVDGTPLDHQPPVPFFSAEGFHSAPTGVFNEASTREWTVGGSASFVVAGSNSPTPDRGSTVTVELYEDGRPIARAETTAR
- a CDS encoding methyltransferase domain-containing protein, with product MGVLEDKANARLFYKYLSRVYDRVNPFVWTDGMRAEAIDLLDPGPDDRVLDVGCGTGYATEGLLERTQRVHGLDQSVHQMQKAWGKFGKRGPVRFYRGDAERLPFTENTFDHVWSSGSIEYWPNPVDALRECRRVCKPGGRVVIVGPNYPKTGVMQRVADAIMLFYDEAEADRMFTEAGYDRFEHHLMGPSYDPDIAITTLAHVPE